The DNA region GATGGATAAAGACCTGGTAGCCAAGTACGAAGAGAAGGGCTTTAAATTTGGCGAAAAGCAGGTAAGCACAGACGGCAAGCGCGTAATGTTTACGTCCATCGAATTTCCGACAGGGGAAGTTGCCCATAACGTACAAGAACTCACGGCCATTTTAAAGAACTCAGCAGTTGCCAACGCCGCTTTTAACGCCGTGTACAGCCTTAAGAATTCTCTATTCTTGGTGGGAAATTTCTTTAAGGGAGTTTTAACAAGCTTGAATCTTACTAAACAGAAAAAAATTGAAGGAAAAAACAAGGAGGAAGCGGACAAATCGTTCGAGGACTCGGCAAAAGGCGAAAAGGGGACCGTCAGTACGGAGTCCGTCGCAAAACAAGCCGGCGATAACGCGAGTGAGGAGGCTAAGAAGGATGCCCAGGCGGCCACAGACGCCGGGAATGATACGTCGAGACAAATAAATGAGGCGATCGCCAAAGGCTCCAAGCTAAAGTCGTTATCCTTGAAGATTACGAATGCTTTGGCAATACCTCAGCTGGCGTGTCTTACCTATAATATGTCGAGCTTCATAGCCACCATGGCAAAAATCAAAAAAGCTATGCGCTTTGCGGCATTTGCCATGATATTTCTCACGATGGCAAGTGCAATAAAAGCCAATGCCTCTACTGATGCCGAGGTGACGAAGGGAATGAGTATTCTTGCGCCATCGACCTACCCTCAAAAAGTTGAAGATCCTGAAACGGGAGAAATGATAGATAATCCTAATATCGGCAAAAATGCGCTGGATGCCGAGGCCTATAAAGTGGTGGCCTACGGTGATCAGATAAATCTTACAGGACTCGCTACCCGATTCTTTATCGCTAGCGGATTCCTTGGTGTTCTCGAAAAAATTGTCACGTGGCTTAACGACAATATTGGAAAAGAAACGATTAAGCTCACCTGTAAAGCGGTAAATAATAAGGTCGTCCAGATCATTAGCTTTTTGGCCGCACCAATTTTCAGTGCAGTTATCCTTGGTATTACCAGCGTGCTACCTATTGAAGAGTGGGCAGCCGAACTTGTAAACGTAGCGATTGATGCCGCGGCAGGTGTCGATCTTACGACAGGCGTTACTGGAGTGGACGCAGGAAACGTCATATTTATCGGTGCCGCTGTTATTTTGGGAACGACGGCTATGAAATTCGGGCTAAAACCAGGAAAGCTTGCTGCTATTAAAGCAAACATCGCGGCAAACAACGAGCTTAATCAGCAGGACATAGCCATGAAAACATACGAAGCTTCAAAAACACCTTTTGATATTAATAATCGCTACTCATTCTTAGGTGCCATGGCGACATCACTCGCAGACTACATGCCTTCTATTCAGCAGCCGTTCATATCGACAATTGGGAAGACCTTTGCAGCCATTCCAAATTCGCTAACCATGCTGACAAATAACACTAAAGCAGCATACAGTATGCCCACGGCAAACTATAGCGAGACTCGGTTTAGCCAGTGTAAAGATGAGGTGTACGCGACATTGAAGGATAAAATGGACCCTGATATGTTTTGCGCCGTACGATACGTACCTCATGAATACGTTGATTCGGACGTCGTTCTTGATTATATGGAAAGCAATAATCAAATTGATGAAGTCTCGGGTAGTCCTAAGCCAGATACATACCTTGATAAATACATGAAATACTGTGTCAATCGCGAAGATCCGTGGGGTAGTACAAGTGTCGCAGCCGAAGAACAAACGGATGAAGCAACGTGGTATACCGGCGAAAAATGCATGGACGACACAACCGAGAATAAAATGTCGAGCGAATACAATGGCTATCTCATTTCTCAGACAAACCAAGATGAAGCAGGCTCAGGATCAACGGCCACCTCAGCCTACTCCGACGACCCAGGCAAAGCCATGGCAGATCTTTCTACACCACAGGCACTTTCACTAGGAATGGCATATGCAATGGGAGGACTCAGCCAGTGATAAAATTATCAAAAAAAATAACGTCGATCGTGCTTGCATCCTTAATTGTCAGTTCCATCTTTACGGGATGGGCGCATGCTGAAGGAATCGACCAGCAATTTTACTCTGGTAATGATATTCTTTTTTATGATCCTAGCGCGACATGCGTTCCTGGTACAAGCGGCTCCGTTACGCCTGGCAGTGCGGCAAATCCGGCTCCAGCGGACTTTCCTAAAACGGTTTGGTCATTCCTCCTTGGCAAAGGCCTTACCGCAGAGCAAGCTGCTGGAGTTATGGGAAACATCCAGCAAGAATCTACTTACAAGGGCTATCCTTTCAATCCTGAAGCAGAAGAAAAGCCAGGCACTGGCACAGGTGGTTATGGTATTGTGCAATGGACAGGTCCGCGCCGCCAGAGCCTTAACGCCGCTGCCGCAAAGCAAGGTGTTCCCGTGTCGAGTCTCGCATTTCAGCTTGAGTATCTTTACCAAGAAAGCAACGCTCGAACCGCTAAAGCATCGTATGGTGGCGGTAATGAATGGGACGGACTAAAAAAGCAAGCGACGATTATCCAGGCGACAGTATACTGGCATGATAATTTTGAGCGATCAGCAGATTCGCCCGAAGCCGTCCGAACCGTTCGTGGCGGCTATG from Candidatus Saccharimonadales bacterium includes:
- a CDS encoding phage tail tip lysozyme gives rise to the protein MIKLSKKITSIVLASLIVSSIFTGWAHAEGIDQQFYSGNDILFYDPSATCVPGTSGSVTPGSAANPAPADFPKTVWSFLLGKGLTAEQAAGVMGNIQQESTYKGYPFNPEAEEKPGTGTGGYGIVQWTGPRRQSLNAAAAKQGVPVSSLAFQLEYLYQESNARTAKASYGGGNEWDGLKKQATIIQATVYWHDNFERSADSPEAVRTVRGGYAQKWYNEFNGKVGPGSSAGCGVADTSSLTATAKSYAWPDYRGLTIVAKPEYVTALNKARSERRYIGGISYPGIDCGGFVTTVMYDSGFEKAYNSNARGGATPAQKAWLDKNWTNLGNGASINVGDLRAGDVAMLPGHTYVYVGDKGKKPEGFDSVIASASLDERAPMAGREKITASDTTWYRKK